The following proteins come from a genomic window of Minwuia thermotolerans:
- a CDS encoding DUF3489 domain-containing protein, with amino-acid sequence MTRLNDRQTAVLGNAAGRPDGYILPLPEHVQMKGGGLAAMLKALERSGLVQRSDDVWTITEDGRAAVGGSKDEKTEPQVATEDPDASGGDSVAAPLFRPGTRQAQLLDLLQREEGADIDEMVHLTGWQPHSVRAVLTGFRKRGVEVTRTKEGNGVSVYRAFAPTNAVDAVG; translated from the coding sequence ATGACCAGACTCAACGACAGGCAGACTGCGGTTCTTGGTAACGCCGCGGGCCGGCCGGACGGCTATATTCTGCCGCTCCCGGAACACGTCCAGATGAAAGGCGGCGGGCTCGCCGCAATGCTGAAGGCCCTGGAGCGCAGCGGCCTAGTACAGCGCTCAGACGACGTCTGGACCATCACCGAGGACGGTCGGGCGGCCGTCGGCGGCAGCAAGGATGAGAAGACCGAGCCGCAGGTTGCGACCGAGGACCCGGATGCGAGCGGCGGCGATAGCGTCGCGGCGCCGCTCTTCCGGCCGGGCACGCGGCAGGCGCAGCTGCTGGACCTGCTGCAGCGGGAGGAGGGCGCCGACATCGACGAGATGGTGCATCTCACCGGCTGGCAGCCGCACAGCGTGCGGGCCGTGCTGACGGGCTTCCGCAAACGCGGCGTCGAGGTGACCCGCACGAAGGAAGGCAACGGCGTCAGCGTCTACCGCGCCTTCGCGCCGACGAACGCCGTCGATGCCGTCGGCTGA
- a CDS encoding DUF2924 domain-containing protein, which produces MRGKRAKGAGGDDPVAACRIRTGTGDGVPGEISRPVSAPAPAVADVDDRVREMTREQLVVFWQRRWRRPPPKGISRRLLECNAAWLIQAEGQGGVGAATRRRLNELAEAGDDDGANEAAMKPGSRPKVPRRPLRAGSRLIRQWQGRTHVVDVVDDGFSYDGRNFSSLTAIAFEITGARWSGPRFFGLNRRKTQSGAERSTRETQAAAPGANSDPSDSCVEDGSDV; this is translated from the coding sequence ATGCGAGGGAAACGAGCAAAGGGGGCAGGCGGCGACGATCCGGTCGCCGCCTGTCGCATCCGAACCGGCACCGGCGACGGGGTTCCCGGCGAGATTTCACGGCCGGTCTCGGCGCCGGCGCCAGCCGTGGCGGATGTGGACGACCGGGTTCGGGAGATGACACGGGAACAGCTGGTCGTCTTCTGGCAGCGTCGCTGGCGACGGCCACCGCCGAAGGGAATCAGCCGGCGGTTGCTCGAGTGCAACGCCGCCTGGCTGATCCAGGCCGAAGGGCAGGGCGGGGTCGGCGCCGCCACGCGGCGTCGGTTGAACGAACTTGCCGAGGCCGGCGACGACGACGGGGCGAACGAGGCAGCCATGAAACCCGGCAGCAGGCCGAAGGTCCCGCGCCGGCCCCTGCGAGCGGGGAGCCGCCTGATCCGGCAGTGGCAGGGGCGAACCCACGTCGTCGACGTGGTCGACGATGGCTTCAGCTATGACGGCCGGAACTTTAGCTCGCTGACGGCGATCGCCTTCGAGATTACCGGCGCCCGTTGGTCGGGACCGCGGTTCTTCGGTCTCAATCGACGGAAGACGCAGTCCGGCGCCGAGCGAAGTACAAGAGAAACGCAAGCGGCCGCGCCGGGTGCGAACTCGGACCCTTCCGATTCCTGCGTCGAGGATGGTTCGGATGTCTGA